Genomic DNA from Hordeum vulgare subsp. vulgare chromosome 2H, MorexV3_pseudomolecules_assembly, whole genome shotgun sequence:
accttcttcctcctcctcgtccgggttccccttcgagacaggagaaaaccagttggtccacttctgcgtgaaaaacagtcggcgacatcaagcgaCAGGCAAAGATTCAAGAAAGCAATGAAACTAAAACATATACGTGCACTCGGCACATAGTACTCAcccgattcggaggaggattgtccgcgctgaaagccctcactcgccgagaccccttggggttctcgcaggcgccagtgatctggagcacccacgacgccaccttctcctcggtcacactCAAGACGTTGGTCTGAGTGGAGTCCTCGatccccgagtagtgccacatagcgtggtcgcgagcctgcagcggTTGTATGCgtcgaccaaggaaagtctccagcaaatccatgccggtgactcccctcctgacgacgtctacgagtgcgtcgaccaggggctggatgtcgagcttctccgccttcgtgagcgcgagctgcttaggtggagcgggacgatcaaggctgaaagggggcaaccctgaagaggcgttcggacaggcaacgtcttggcagtagaaccacgtcgactgccagttcctgaccgactcgctcaactgaagagcaggataactactccgactctttttctggaaacctaagcctccgtacagttggagaagatgcgttttatcatccgatCGACTGAGTCATTTGATagtctgagatctagcagagaatatatgtttgaacaacccccaatggggggcaacctatgaaacactcgcacataacGATGAAAGCGGAAAGATGGGCGatagcattcggagggaagtggtgaagctgtgccccgaagtgattcatgatgcccttaaagaaaggatgcgggggcagggagaaacctcggtagacatggctgagcagcaagacgcgctccccttcccggggtgccggctcgacctcgttctccgccggcagcctccaagacttgtggatgatcatcccgtcctccaccagctgcagcagatccccctccgtcaccgtggaggggaggaagtcgccttgaatccaccccgccggcaacggccgctgccgtcgCTGAGCAGGagtcgccgccttccccttcttcttcttcgcctccatcttgctggtctgacccttggtcatggcggaaggtgCGAGTTcgcggagagggaggaggggtggagaagttaggtgcgctggaagaggcgaggaggacgaagcaatggcaagagatccggcgggcgtaacaaaaaacccttgccgccgggatttaagtaaggttccgactgggtcgctggcaggtggccccgaaaccttatcccccgaccgaccgcggcgatatcagtggaggagttgaaggcgcgagaatcgaggtgtcaagcgctactcgagcgcgcaggcgtcatccccgctgggtgcgcggaaaccgaaatttgaagatcccggaaaatccgctgctgtcagttgacgggtcgcgtcaagagataccccgAAAACACTCGGTGTCCGACAGTTCATTCCAcggagatttccactcggatcattggtcagataagataaaatggatcgaggcaagcaacgcccaagccaaattcgttccagtcggatccaaacttcaagcattgcctcgtcgttccaaccccaatccattcggggactaatgatggggttatagtcctagggtagggtcatagcctgccctgtaggtcctacccaaggactacccctcacaaaggacaagggccttagtcagttccgactgaattaaggagtccccatcatccagtcggtaagaggtcttcgatgacgtccagtcggagactaacattcggaggatatcaatccGACCGACTAGATAACACTCGGTACATcgaaacccccctggagggaaacggtcgtacgtttccaggtgcatttattagcatttaggtcgtacgttacctgtaacgtatgtattcaatcgccactactccacccctataccagaaccgttgtggagggcagcgcactctgtataagccaccctcccccactggtaaaaggattagcaactcattgtatttcctattccactcgacaacaagctccctgagcactgagacgtaggggctattacctccaccgcagaggggcctgaactcatacatcctcgtcgtagctaggactctgcccatccttttcgtaccctacacatctactgtcaggcttatacacaTCTACTTGGCAACCGTGTGTATAGATTTTTGGCAACTACAGTTGCTTAAACCCGACGACCATGTTCGACAAATGATTATTGCCTCATAGCAATTTTTATTATatatgatataaaagcatgtcatAGATTGTGTTTACTAATTTCAATATGTCAACTTatcatatttacatacaactttgctAGAAAATTATTTTTTGTGCTTGCTAGGTTAACCATGTcaagttgtcatatttacaaacgacTACCAGAAAAGATTTGTTGTGGTCgtcggttttaaatatgttgactTGTCATATTTTTGCACGTAATCGTCAAAAAAAATTGTTTGTATTTGCCAGTTTGATTATGttgagatgtcatatttatacgcaattttcaaaaatatggtgattaaattattttttatcacacgagtaagtacttactaatatgacaagtaagcgcagcaaatgtggtaagtatgaggaaaaaaagttgtcgaaacatgtTTATACGAGATCAAGTTTTGAAGATTTCATCAAAACTAAGTCGATgacgaaaacggatcatcgattgaattaacggtttcaaagatattttttttttaatttcgatCATTTAGAGTAAATCTAATGATATCATTTGATGCATGCATGATCAAGAGAGGGGGGTTTGGCCGCACCATGACAATGCTTCTTGAAGTAACCTAATTAATAAAGCAACACTATTTTTACATTAAAAGGGTGATTAGCTACGTCGTCACTGATAATTTATAGGTGCGGTGCCGCTGCATAGCGTTGTTCAAATATTATATCCAGACTAaaaaaacagagggagtacttcttTTTAAGTGgtaaacagagggagtactatgaAGCGTAACAGGTTGTCCAACTGCAACGGCGAAGAACGAACGTGTCCAATTGGTCCAAGGCAGAACACTTGATCGCATCAAAGACCTGTCAACGTCACGGCGCCGGCATTTTCGGCACCTTGCCGACCGTGAACCCGCCGTCGACGACGAGGTTATGCCCGTTCACGTACCCGGCCTCGTCGGACGCCAAGTACACTGCCGCGCGGGCGACGTCCTCCGCCGCGAGCGCCGGGCCGTCCATCTCATTCATGTCCCTCTCCACGATCCGCCTGCGCTCCTCGGCGCTCGTCCCGGGGTAGGACTCGGCTATGTACCGCATCACCATCGGCGTCGGGATGTAGTTGGGCGAGATGGCGTTCACGCGCACCCCGGCGCGCGCCATCTCCCCGGCCACGGCGCGCACGAGGCCCACCACCGCAGCCTTCGACATGCTGTACGCCGGGAACGCCACGCCTCCCAGCACCGCCGCGGTGCTGGCCGTGCAGATGATGCTCCCACGGCGGTTGGGGACCATGACGCGCGCGGCGTGCTTGACGCCGGCGAGCACGGCCCGCGCGTTGACGGCCATGACGCGGTCGAAGTCGGCGAGGTCCAGGGAGCCGAGGGGGACGGGCGTTAGGGTGCCGCTGATGCCGGCGTTGTTGAACATGACGTCGA
This window encodes:
- the LOC123429517 gene encoding momilactone A synthase-like gives rise to the protein MFGAVKHAVVLAKNSRPVSAFASHFSAASTSQRLAGKVAVITGGASGIGKATAAEFVRNGAKVVLADVQDDLGHAVASELGHDSACYTRCDVTDEAQVAAAVDLAVARHGRLDVMFNNAGISGTLTPVPLGSLDLADFDRVMAVNARAVLAGVKHAARVMVPNRRGSIICTASTAAVLGGVAFPAYSMSKAAVVGLVRAVAGEMARAGVRVNAISPNYIPTPMVMRYIAESYPGTSAEERRRIVERDMNEMDGPALAAEDVARAAVYLASDEAGYVNGHNLVVDGGFTVGKVPKMPAP